From the Phycisphaeraceae bacterium genome, the window CAAACAGGACTGAACACACATGAAGACGGCGTTGTTTCTCATCGGCGGCTGGGACGGACACCAGCCTCAGCCATGCTCGGATCTGGTCATCAATCGGCTGAAGGATCTGCGCCTCGAGTCGCGCCAGGTGCACGCGCTCGATCAGATCAACGACCGCATGCTTGAAGGCATTGATGTCATTGTGCCGTGCTGGACGATGGGCGAGTTGGGCCATGAGCAGACCGTCGCCCTCGAACGGCACATCCGTGCGGGTTGCGGCCTTGCCGGCTGGCACGGCGGAATGGGCGATGCGTTTCGCGCGAACACCGAGTACCAGTTCATGGTCGGCGGACAGTTCGTCGCCCACCCGGGCAACATCATCGACTACATCGTGGAACTC encodes:
- a CDS encoding ThuA domain-containing protein, with translation MKTALFLIGGWDGHQPQPCSDLVINRLKDLRLESRQVHALDQINDRMLEGIDVIVPCWTMGELGHEQTVALERHIRAGCGLAGWHGGMGDAFRANTEYQFMVGGQFVAHPGNIIDYIVELTGVEHPITKDMPSRFNVRSEQYYMHIDPGNSVLATTTFSGDHAPWTRGVRMPVIWTRHHGAGRVAYCSIGHTTDDLGTEPVLDLVSRGIAWAAGALE